One genomic segment of Desulfuromonadales bacterium includes these proteins:
- a CDS encoding c-type cytochrome: protein PRSNMPAYAFLNDVTVDPEYTRKKMTALDFPYAEEQIRALTGKTEMAAMIAYLQKLGSDIPWREAARTEIVGELRNPYQGDSSVFPEGEALYQEHCAACHGADLTGGIGPGLEDLDMPDADLYQILYNGIPEGGMPAFAAVGSDRTWKLVNYLKYQKRH, encoded by the coding sequence TTCCCCGCTCGAACATGCCGGCCTACGCCTTCCTGAACGATGTCACTGTCGACCCGGAGTATACCCGGAAAAAAATGACGGCTCTCGATTTCCCCTACGCAGAGGAGCAGATCCGGGCGCTGACCGGCAAGACGGAGATGGCCGCCATGATCGCCTACCTGCAGAAGCTGGGCAGCGATATCCCCTGGCGTGAGGCGGCGCGTACCGAGATCGTGGGGGAACTTCGCAATCCCTATCAGGGCGACTCCTCGGTGTTTCCGGAGGGTGAAGCCCTCTACCAGGAGCACTGCGCCGCCTGCCACGGTGCGGATCTCACGGGCGGTATCGGCCCCGGGCTTGAAGATCTCGACATGCCCGACGCCGACCTCTACCAGATTCTCTACAACGGCATCCCCGAAGGAGGCATGCCGGCATTCGCGGCGGTCGGTTCCGACCGGACCTGGAAACTGGTCAACTACCTGAAATATCAGAAGAGGCATTGA
- a CDS encoding cbb3-type cytochrome c oxidase subunit 3 — MDWASLAYLAVTIGLFAVFAVIVVRTYSRKGKKRMEEPKHRMLNDDD; from the coding sequence ATGGACTGGGCTTCGCTGGCCTATCTGGCCGTCACCATCGGGCTTTTCGCGGTCTTTGCGGTGATCGTCGTCCGCACGTACAGCCGCAAGGGGAAAAAGCGGATGGAAGAACCCAAGCACCGCATGCTGAATGATGACGATTAA